The Sphaerospermopsis torques-reginae ITEP-024 genome has a window encoding:
- a CDS encoding photosystem II reaction center protein T, with amino-acid sequence MESVAYILILTLAIGVLFFAIAFREPPRFERKEKD; translated from the coding sequence ATGGAAAGCGTTGCATACATTTTGATTTTGACCCTAGCAATAGGTGTTCTCTTTTTTGCGATCGCATTTCGCGAACCTCCCCGCTTTGAGAGAAAAGAGAAAGACTAA
- the psbB gene encoding photosystem II chlorophyll-binding protein CP47, translating to MGLPWYRVHTVVLNDPGRLISVHLMHTALVAGWAGSMALYELAVYDPSDPVLNPMWRQGMFVLPFMSRLGVTESWGGWSVTGGTAVDPGFWSFEGVAAAHIVLSGLLFLAAVWHWVFWDLELFRDPRTGEPALDLPKMFGIHLFLSGLLCFGFGAFHLTGLFGPGMWVSDAYGITGSIQPVAPEWGPAGFNPFNPGGVVAHHIAAGVVGIIAGLFHLTVRPPERLYKALRMGNIETVLSSSIAAVFFAAFIVAGTMWYGNATTPIELFGPTRYQWDQGYFRQEIERRVQNSVANGASLSEAWSQIPEKLAFYDYVGNSPAKGGLFRTGPMVKGDGIAQSWQGHAVFTDAEGRELTVRRLPNFFETFPVILTDKDGVVRADIPFRRAESKYSFEQTGVTVSFYGGDLNGKTFTDPADVKRFARKAQGGEIFEFDRETLNSDGVFRTSPRGWFTFGHAVFALLFFFGHLWHGSRTIYRDVFAGVEADLEEQVEWGLFQKVGDKTTRVRKEA from the coding sequence ATGGGACTACCCTGGTACCGAGTACATACAGTGGTTCTGAACGATCCAGGCCGACTGATTTCTGTACACTTGATGCACACAGCCCTAGTTGCTGGCTGGGCTGGTTCAATGGCACTTTATGAACTGGCTGTTTACGATCCCAGTGATCCAGTTCTCAACCCCATGTGGAGACAAGGGATGTTCGTACTTCCCTTTATGTCACGTTTAGGCGTAACCGAATCCTGGGGTGGTTGGAGCGTAACCGGTGGCACAGCAGTAGATCCCGGCTTCTGGTCTTTTGAAGGCGTTGCTGCTGCTCACATCGTTCTTTCTGGTTTATTATTCCTAGCAGCCGTTTGGCACTGGGTTTTCTGGGATTTAGAACTATTTAGAGATCCCCGCACAGGCGAACCCGCCTTAGACTTGCCAAAAATGTTTGGCATCCACCTGTTCTTATCTGGTTTACTTTGCTTTGGTTTCGGTGCTTTTCACTTAACCGGTTTATTTGGACCGGGAATGTGGGTTTCCGATGCTTATGGTATAACTGGTAGCATCCAACCAGTAGCACCAGAATGGGGACCAGCCGGGTTTAACCCCTTTAACCCCGGTGGTGTTGTAGCTCACCACATTGCTGCTGGTGTAGTTGGTATTATTGCTGGTTTATTCCACCTCACAGTTCGTCCTCCCGAAAGGCTCTACAAAGCCCTACGGATGGGTAACATTGAAACCGTACTTTCCAGCAGTATCGCTGCGGTATTCTTCGCTGCTTTCATAGTTGCTGGTACTATGTGGTACGGTAACGCAACCACCCCCATCGAACTGTTTGGACCTACCCGCTATCAGTGGGACCAAGGTTACTTCCGTCAAGAAATTGAACGCCGTGTGCAAAACAGTGTTGCTAACGGTGCAAGCTTGTCCGAGGCTTGGTCACAAATCCCTGAAAAATTGGCATTCTATGACTACGTAGGTAATAGCCCCGCTAAAGGTGGTTTATTCCGTACAGGTCCAATGGTTAAGGGTGATGGTATTGCCCAATCTTGGCAAGGTCACGCAGTTTTCACAGATGCAGAAGGACGCGAACTCACAGTACGTCGTCTACCTAACTTCTTTGAAACCTTCCCCGTAATTTTGACCGATAAAGATGGAGTTGTCCGCGCTGACATTCCTTTCCGTCGAGCAGAATCTAAATATAGCTTCGAGCAAACAGGCGTAACTGTTAGCTTCTACGGTGGTGATTTGAATGGTAAAACCTTTACAGATCCCGCTGATGTGAAGAGATTCGCTCGTAAAGCTCAAGGCGGCGAAATCTTTGAATTTGACCGCGAAACCTTAAACTCTGACGGTGTATTCCGTACATCTCCCAGAGGTTGGTTTACCTTTGGTCACGCTGTCTTTGCGCTGTTGTTCTTCTTTGGTCACCTCTGGCATGGTTCTAGAACCATCTACCGCGATGTATTCGCAGGTGTGGAAGCGGATCTAGAAGAACAAGTAGAGTGGGGTCTGTTCCAGAAAGTGGGTGACAAGACCACTCGGGTTCGTAAGGAAGCTTAA
- a CDS encoding 30S ribosomal protein S1, whose translation MVNQNLTATEIGFTHEDFAALLDKYDYHFSPGDIVPGTVFSIEPRGALIDIGAKTAAYIPIQEMSINRVDAPEEVLQSNETREFFILTDENEDGQLTLSIRRIEYMRAWERVRQLQAEDATVRSGVFATNRGGALVRIEGLRGFIPGSHISTRKPKEELVGEELPLKFLEVDEERNRLVLSHRRALVERKMNRLEVGEVVIGTVRGIKPYGAFIDIGGVSGLLHISEISHEHIDTPHSVFNVNDELKVMIIDLDAERGRISLSTKQLEPEPGDMIKNRDLVYDKAEEMAAKYREQMLAKQQGIAVAPAEAAEAAPVEGVEAVAEAEIPPATEVEEEIPAAVEE comes from the coding sequence ATGGTCAATCAGAATTTAACCGCTACAGAAATTGGATTTACTCACGAAGATTTCGCTGCTCTACTTGATAAGTACGATTATCACTTCAGCCCTGGTGATATAGTACCAGGTACAGTGTTTAGTATAGAGCCGCGCGGCGCTCTGATTGACATTGGTGCTAAAACAGCAGCATACATACCTATACAGGAAATGTCTATTAACCGGGTTGATGCCCCGGAAGAAGTCTTACAATCAAACGAAACACGGGAATTTTTCATCCTCACTGATGAAAACGAAGATGGTCAGTTAACCCTGTCCATTCGTCGTATTGAATACATGAGAGCATGGGAAAGAGTACGGCAATTACAGGCAGAAGATGCTACTGTCCGTTCTGGTGTGTTTGCTACTAATCGTGGTGGCGCATTGGTACGAATTGAGGGACTACGCGGCTTTATCCCCGGTTCTCACATTAGTACCCGTAAACCAAAAGAAGAATTGGTAGGGGAAGAATTACCCTTAAAATTCCTAGAAGTAGATGAAGAGCGTAACCGCTTGGTTCTCTCCCATCGTCGGGCGCTGGTTGAGCGCAAGATGAACCGTTTGGAAGTGGGAGAAGTAGTAATTGGTACTGTTCGTGGTATCAAACCCTACGGTGCATTTATTGACATCGGCGGTGTTAGCGGACTACTCCACATTTCTGAGATTTCCCACGAGCATATTGACACACCTCACAGCGTGTTTAATGTCAATGATGAATTGAAAGTAATGATCATTGACTTGGATGCAGAAAGAGGACGCATTTCGCTGTCTACCAAGCAGTTAGAACCAGAACCCGGTGACATGATCAAGAACCGCGATTTGGTCTATGATAAGGCTGAAGAAATGGCAGCTAAGTATAGGGAACAAATGTTAGCTAAACAGCAAGGTATAGCTGTTGCACCAGCGGAAGCAGCAGAAGCTGCACCAGTGGAAGGAGTAGAAGCTGTAGCTGAAGCAGAAATTCCACCAGCAACTGAAGTTGAAGAAGAAATTCCAGCAGCCGTTGAAGAGTAA
- a CDS encoding HAD family hydrolase: protein MITIKCGDITFSDIQAILFDKNGTLEDSETYLRSLGQKAARIIDAQIPGIGEPLLMAFGINGNILDPAGLMSVASRKETEVAAAAYIAETGRGWFESLKIARQALAEADHYVSQTPAPLFPGVLDVLRSLSAAGLKLGILSAATTGEVQKFVITHHLRDYLQLEMGVDEGPSKPDPILFLQACQSLGIPPGATLMVGDSVGDMQMARHAKAAGCIGITWVNNTDNVKGADVVINQLDEIQIVEA, encoded by the coding sequence ATGATAACTATCAAATGTGGTGACATCACCTTTTCTGATATTCAAGCGATTTTATTTGACAAAAATGGCACTTTAGAAGACTCAGAAACCTATTTGCGATCGCTCGGACAAAAAGCAGCACGGATCATAGACGCGCAAATTCCCGGTATTGGCGAACCATTATTAATGGCTTTTGGTATTAATGGCAATATTTTAGATCCTGCTGGTTTAATGTCTGTAGCTAGTCGCAAAGAAACAGAAGTAGCTGCTGCTGCATACATAGCTGAAACTGGAAGAGGGTGGTTTGAATCTTTGAAAATTGCTCGTCAAGCTTTAGCAGAAGCTGATCATTATGTGAGTCAAACTCCCGCACCTCTTTTCCCAGGTGTCTTGGATGTTTTAAGATCACTATCAGCAGCAGGATTAAAACTGGGTATTCTTTCAGCCGCAACCACTGGGGAAGTGCAAAAATTTGTCATCACTCATCATCTCAGAGATTATCTGCAATTAGAAATGGGAGTTGATGAAGGTCCGAGTAAACCAGATCCAATATTATTTTTACAAGCTTGTCAAAGTTTAGGCATACCACCGGGAGCTACTTTGATGGTAGGCGATTCAGTGGGTGATATGCAAATGGCGCGTCATGCTAAAGCTGCCGGTTGTATTGGTATTACTTGGGTTAATAATACAGATAATGTTAAAGGTGCAGATGTGGTAATTAATCAACTTGATGAAATTCAGATTGTAGAAGCATAG
- a CDS encoding type II toxin-antitoxin system Phd/YefM family antitoxin, with amino-acid sequence MDAITTQQASQDLDNLIDRVIADVEPTIICNNKGNKAILISLEEFSSWQETLYLLSNPVNAKHLLASIQSAKAGDIIERDLIEE; translated from the coding sequence ATGGATGCAATTACTACTCAGCAAGCAAGTCAAGACTTAGATAATTTAATAGATCGGGTTATTGCAGATGTAGAACCAACAATTATTTGTAATAACAAAGGTAACAAGGCCATTTTAATTTCTCTAGAGGAATTTTCATCATGGCAAGAAACATTATATTTACTGTCAAATCCTGTTAACGCCAAGCATCTTCTTGCTTCAATTCAATCAGCAAAAGCAGGTGATATTATTGAGCGAGACTTAATTGAAGAATGA
- a CDS encoding Uma2 family endonuclease, whose amino-acid sequence MTVAIAKNMTFEEFLNYDDGTDALYELENGELIPMPSESDINQRIAMFLVAYFLTYGIPSSRLRMKAEIAVNSRSVGVRVPDLVVYSEELAAAMAGTTRSLVYMDMPPPLLVVEVVSPNQANRDYRYKRSEYAARGIPEYWIVDPITQKVTVLEWVEGFYDEQVYENDSLIVSPIFPELKLTAAQVLQG is encoded by the coding sequence ATGACAGTAGCAATTGCTAAAAATATGACCTTTGAGGAATTTCTCAACTATGACGATGGTACGGATGCTTTGTATGAATTGGAAAATGGAGAATTAATTCCTATGCCTTCGGAAAGTGATATAAATCAACGAATAGCAATGTTTTTGGTTGCCTATTTTTTAACCTATGGTATCCCGTCTTCTCGTTTACGGATGAAAGCTGAGATAGCTGTAAATAGTAGAAGTGTGGGTGTGCGTGTACCTGATCTGGTAGTTTATTCTGAAGAATTAGCTGCTGCAATGGCAGGAACTACTCGTTCATTGGTGTATATGGATATGCCACCACCATTGTTAGTTGTTGAAGTGGTCAGTCCTAATCAGGCTAATCGTGATTATCGCTACAAGAGATCCGAATATGCAGCGCGGGGTATTCCTGAATACTGGATTGTTGATCCAATTACTCAAAAGGTGACAGTGTTGGAATGGGTAGAAGGTTTTTATGACGAGCAGGTGTATGAAAATGACAGCTTGATAGTTTCTCCCATATTTCCAGAACTCAAGTTGACTGCTGCTCAAGTTTTACAAGGATGA